A section of the Methanosarcina mazei S-6 genome encodes:
- a CDS encoding DUF948 domain-containing protein has product MKARTKILAAISFAVLVICLIFFLMIYQPGAGTYVRADKLQDTPEKYVEFSLADIEKYPYVKEAISNPGKDIKLPFDHNGNMTEFANIMRDNKTEYIKLNNEYYHISYYSAD; this is encoded by the coding sequence ATGAAAGCAAGGACAAAAATTTTAGCAGCTATTTCTTTTGCGGTTCTAGTAATATGCCTTATTTTCTTTTTGATGATTTATCAGCCTGGCGCAGGCACGTATGTTCGCGCGGATAAACTTCAAGATACTCCAGAGAAATATGTAGAATTCAGTTTAGCAGATATCGAGAAATACCCCTATGTCAAAGAAGCAATAAGTAATCCTGGAAAAGATATTAAGCTCCCTTTTGACCATAATGGGAATATGACGGAGTTTGCTAACATCATGCGCGACAACAAGACTGAATATATAAAACTGAATAATGAGTATTATCATATAAGTTATTACTCTGCTGATTAA